Within the Prevotella scopos JCM 17725 genome, the region TCACCATGCGGCTAACATTCAGTACCTTCTGTCCAAACATACCGTATGCAGCTACGCTTGCATCGAAGTCGTGCCATGTTGCATTGAGTGAAAGACCAAGGTTCCACTTAGGCATTGCGGAGCCTAAATAGCCTTCCTTCACCTTTCCATTCTCGTCTTTCTCAAGCATATACTTGCCGTCGTCTGATATTCCTGTGCAATGAGGACCCCAGAAGGCACCTGCTGGAAAGCCCTCTTTGATGACCTGTGCGTAGGTGTTTGACATACCACGAACACTGTGCAGAGGACCTGCTTGAAGTCCAACTGCCTGATATTGGTCGTTTGAAAGCTTCGTAATCTCTTGATGGTTGTAGGCAAGAGAGAGGTTAGCATCAAGTGTCCAATCCTTCGTGCGGACTGCTTTATAACCCAAAGTAAGCTCAAATCCCTTGTTTACTAAGTCACCAACATTCGCCAACATCGTACCCACAAGGTATGGAGGTTGTGGCACTGGATAAGTCCAAAGGAGGTCGGAAGTCTTCTTATAGTAAAGTTCTAACGTACCATTCAATCTATTGTATAAAGAGAAATCAACACCAAGGTTCCACTGTGCTGTTGACTCCCATTTAAGGTCAGGGTTAGGGTTTTGAATCTGTGTGTAGGAGTTCTTCCATGTTCCCGTAGTCCCATCGTAGTAGGCAGAACCTGCTGCAGAGAGGATAGAGAGCGACTTATATTCGCCAATACCATTCTGATTACCAGTCACACCGAAGCCTGCACGAAGCTTTAAGTTGTCGAGCCACTCACGTGTTGAAGCCATGAAAGGCTCTTCAGAGATACGCCAAGCCAAAGAAAGAGATGGGAATACGCCCCACTTATGGTGCTGACCGAAGCGAGAAGAACCATCATTACGTAGCGTAGCAGTAAGCATATAGCGGTCCATCAGGCTGTAATTCACACGACCAAAGAACGAAATGAGCTTTGATTCACCCTTATAAGAACCCACATCTCCCTGTCTGTGGTCTGTTCCTGCACCAAGATTGTTATATCCGAAAGCATCAGAATCGAAGCCAGAGCGTGTTGAACTGAAGCCTTCATAGGTGTTATCGAGGTAAGAATAACCACCCATAAGATTCAAATGGTGGATGTCTGCGAACTTTTTATCGTATGTTAAGTAAAGTTCTAACTGCTTATTTGTATAGTCATCATAGATTCTTTGACCCCATCCATGCTCACTCTGTCCCTCCATTCGAGCGTAAGTAGGCTTGTATAAACCCGACTTAACAGAGTTAAATTCGTATGATGTATTCACCGTAGCAACCAATCCTTCGAGGAGAGAAAGCTCTGCCTTCAAGTAGCCTAAGAAACGATGACGCTTGCGGTCTTCGGTTCTGTTGTTGTTTAACTCAACTGGATTCTCTGTGTTAGTACCATTGAATTGAGCATAGCTGCCATCTTGATTATAGACAGGGAAGGTTGGTTGAAGGTTAGTCATGCGTTCAAAGATACGGTTATCGACTGGATGCCAACTGTCAAAGTTGGTATTGATGCCCTCATCCAAACGTAAACGACCATTCATTCCAGTCTGATAGGCAGAGAGAGAACCTGCAAGTCGGTTCATTGTATTGTTCTTAATGACACCTTCGTTGTTGTTATAAGTGAAGCTGGCACGATATCCATGCTTCTTCTTTGACGATGAGAAGTTGATATTATGCCCATGAGAGACAGCCGTACGCATAAGTTCTTTCTGCCAGTCGGTACTTGCTCCGAAGTCTAAAGCACTCATATTGCCTGTTGAACGAACATAACTACGCCACTGATTTGCTGACAGTAAGTCGAGCGTTTTGGCTGCAGAAGCTAAGGCAACATAGCCATTATACTGAATAGTATTCACCTCAGTGTCTGAGCCTTGACGATTGGTAGTAATGATGATAACACCATTTGCACCACGAGAACCATAGATAGCCGCTGCAGAGGCGTCCTTAAGAATATCCATACTGACAATCTCTGAAGGCTGAACAGAGTTGATATCAACACCCGGAATACCATCTACAACAACCAACGGACCATTACTTGCTGACAAAGATGTACCACCACGAAGACGGATAGAAGCACCAGACTCAACAGCTCCAGAGCTCTGAACAATAGAAAGACCAGCCACCTTACCTTGCAACAACTGCTCTGTAGAGGTGATAACACCCTGTTTCATATCCTTAGAATTGACTGAGGCAATGGCACCCGTAAGGTCGCTCTTGCGCATCTTACCGTATCCGACGCCCACGATAGTCACCTCATCAAGTGTCTTGGCATCTTCTTCCATCACGACTTTCAAGCCTTTTCCTGCCTGCACCTTACGACTTGTATAACCCACATAGGTGATTTCGAGCATATCGCCCTGCTTACACTGAATACTGAAATGACCATCAATATCAGTGATAGCACCCACTTTACCGCCTACAACACTCACCGAGGCACCGATAAGTGGTTCATGACCGCTATCAGATACCGTACCAGTAGCAGTGAAATCCTGTGCTGATACCTGACTACAGAACATCATCAACACAAAGAGGATGAGTCCCGATAGTTTATTTTTTATTGTTAGTTTCATAGAATTTAATGCTTTTATGGATTGAATAAGACGAGGAATCATTCTCTCCTCTTCCGTTATTAATCAGCCACAACGAGCGGTATTGTTGATGTAACGACCGTCTTATCATGCTGATCTTTTATTGTTACTTTCAGTTCAGAAGCCTCTACTCCCTGCAACTCCTTGTTCAAGTCGAGTGTTGCCTCACGCTTATCACGCACGCCAGGCATAGTACCAGTAATCGTCTTTGTACCTGCAACGATTGTATATTTCAAGTCACCAGCTGTACGCTCGTTGTATTCACGTGTCAAGGTAAGGATATCCTTACTGCTTAGACGTGTTGGGAAATAAGAGAAAACAGGGTCTGGATAAGGAGTAGCCGTACCTGCCTTCTGCTTTTGGTCACCACTATTCACACCCCACTGGTTAGCTCCTGCAGCATCCTTAATGACCTTAACGATAAGATAAGTCATATTTTCGAGCTGAAAAGCTGCCTTTTCATCGGGATCGGCAAGGATTGTTGGCTTGTCTGCCTGACCAGCATCCTGTGGGTTATAAGCATAGTATTCACTTGGAACACCTACATTCCAAACATACAAACCATTAGAAAGTTTCTTCAAACCTGTCTTTGCCAACACCGCAGGACGCCATACATCCAAGGTCTGTTGTACGGTCCAATCGTTCAAACCTGAGTGTGCAGCAAACTCTACGAAGTCGGCATCTTTTGCCAATTCTGTTAATGTCTTCTCACCCAACTTATAGACATCAGGATTGAAGACTACCGTCAACGGCTCGTCTAAGGTGAACTTATCGGTGAAACCCTTGTCTTTCTTACCACTGAAAAAACGGATTCCATCACCCGACTTCTTAAACTCCTTGAATTCAGAACGGCTATCAGGAGCTGCGAAAACACCCGACCACATACTACCATCCTTCGTCTTCAAACGCTGCCAAAAGCCTGGCCATGCATCGTCTTCAAACTTTGATACATCACTATTAAAATACTGTGTTGGCACCATTGTCTTCTTATAGATGTTGTTACCAACGTATTCCAACTTCGCAAAGTCAGACGAATTGCCACCATGACCAGCATCAGGCTCAGTTGGCTGCCATGCCCATAGATAGAGGTCAACGCCCTCCTGAAAACCGACATCGGTCAAATCATAATAGAAAGTAACCTCTTCATCAGCCGTGAAGACAGCTGGAACTGTCCAGCACTTTGGTGCCTTCGGTAGTTCTACACCATCAGCAAACAATGCCAAGGGGAACAAGCACATCAATGCAAATAATATCTTCTTCATATTGATTCTGTCATTTTAGGGGAGTTAGGAAGTTATAACATAAGATTGTGACTTATAGTAAAGTCCTTGAGAAGGGAAACTTTGAAGCTTTGATAAGCCTAAGAGAATAAGTACTGATAACTTCCACGCTCCGAATTTACTTAACTGCCTGTGTCAGATTATAAGTGTAAGAAACAAAAGGCTGGCCGTTTGTCTTGCGTGTCAAACGATATTCCAGTGTCTTCGTATTACCCGGCACAGCCGTTACAGTGAGTGCTGTCTCAGCCTTTCCGTCATTGAGAAGGAGCCGACTTGGCGTATTATCACTCTTTGTGAAATTGTAATCCATCTTCCATGTACCACTTGTAGGCAACAAAAGTGGTGCACTACCTTCTACCGTGAAGGTCGATGGATTGCCAGCCTCATCTTGGTTTAGATTGATGACAAACGTATCAAAATCGAGTAGGTCTGTCAATGTCTTTGTACGAGCATTCGCCTCATCAGTCTGCAAAACAGAATTAACCACCCACTTACCGCCAATCTTTTCGCTCAGCGTTATCGGTGCTGTGAAACTTCCGTCATCAACTGTAGAACATCCCGTGAACGCCATTGCCGTAGAAAAGAGTAGCCCAATAGCGAACAAATAACCTCTGATTGTTCTCATAGTGAATCTTGTTTTTAGTTATTAAATTTTTATTTTTGTTGATTATTTCTTTATTGGCAAAGTT harbors:
- a CDS encoding SusC/RagA family TonB-linked outer membrane protein, which gives rise to MKLTIKNKLSGLILFVLMMFCSQVSAQDFTATGTVSDSGHEPLIGASVSVVGGKVGAITDIDGHFSIQCKQGDMLEITYVGYTSRKVQAGKGLKVVMEEDAKTLDEVTIVGVGYGKMRKSDLTGAIASVNSKDMKQGVITSTEQLLQGKVAGLSIVQSSGAVESGASIRLRGGTSLSASNGPLVVVDGIPGVDINSVQPSEIVSMDILKDASAAAIYGSRGANGVIIITTNRQGSDTEVNTIQYNGYVALASAAKTLDLLSANQWRSYVRSTGNMSALDFGASTDWQKELMRTAVSHGHNINFSSSKKKHGYRASFTYNNNEGVIKNNTMNRLAGSLSAYQTGMNGRLRLDEGINTNFDSWHPVDNRIFERMTNLQPTFPVYNQDGSYAQFNGTNTENPVELNNNRTEDRKRHRFLGYLKAELSLLEGLVATVNTSYEFNSVKSGLYKPTYARMEGQSEHGWGQRIYDDYTNKQLELYLTYDKKFADIHHLNLMGGYSYLDNTYEGFSSTRSGFDSDAFGYNNLGAGTDHRQGDVGSYKGESKLISFFGRVNYSLMDRYMLTATLRNDGSSRFGQHHKWGVFPSLSLAWRISEEPFMASTREWLDNLKLRAGFGVTGNQNGIGEYKSLSILSAAGSAYYDGTTGTWKNSYTQIQNPNPDLKWESTAQWNLGVDFSLYNRLNGTLELYYKKTSDLLWTYPVPQPPYLVGTMLANVGDLVNKGFELTLGYKAVRTKDWTLDANLSLAYNHQEITKLSNDQYQAVGLQAGPLHSVRGMSNTYAQVIKEGFPAGAFWGPHCTGISDDGKYMLEKDENGKVKEGYLGSAMPKWNLGLSLNATWHDFDASVAAYGMFGQKVLNVSRMVMYDPTRFPSQNTLDDFMKSGITDNPTFSDYFIENGDFFRLQSITLGYSVPMNAVKKMGLSRLRFYVTGENLFCITGYKGIDPEVSVPDNVLNSPGIDFFNSYPRPRTFSLGVNIGF
- a CDS encoding DUF5004 domain-containing protein, whose amino-acid sequence is MRTIRGYLFAIGLLFSTAMAFTGCSTVDDGSFTAPITLSEKIGGKWVVNSVLQTDEANARTKTLTDLLDFDTFVINLNQDEAGNPSTFTVEGSAPLLLPTSGTWKMDYNFTKSDNTPSRLLLNDGKAETALTVTAVPGNTKTLEYRLTRKTNGQPFVSYTYNLTQAVK